One Capillibacterium thermochitinicola DNA window includes the following coding sequences:
- the hflX gene encoding GTPase HflX, with product MANDQREKAIIAGSEEEGSLDELAALVESAGGQVVERLVLRRTKPDPAFFLTEGKLWELKKLVGAKDAALVVFDEELTPVQTRNLEEEVAVKIIDRTGLILDIFAQRARTKEAKLQVEKGQLEYLLPRLTGEGVNLSRLAGGMGTRGPGETKLEADRQRIRARIAVLNRRLKQVKANRRLQRAPRRRLSWPVLALFGYTNAGKSTLFRCLTGADVHVEDRLFSTLDPTFRRLTFPNQLETLLIDTVGLIRKLPHQLVDAFRATLEELYEADLLLHVVNLASPYMEEEYQAGIELLRELGLENKPFITVLNKRDLVQNEFTLLRAVRAFPHAVAISARTGAGVDELKNKIVAMLSAHVDRGAFFIPFTEGGYLALLHEKGKVHTEEYRASGVYLEVELPRIWAERLRQFRV from the coding sequence GTGGCAAACGACCAGAGGGAAAAGGCGATTATTGCCGGCAGCGAAGAAGAGGGGAGTTTGGATGAGCTTGCCGCCTTGGTTGAATCAGCCGGGGGTCAGGTGGTGGAACGACTGGTTCTGCGTCGCACCAAACCTGATCCGGCTTTTTTTCTGACGGAAGGGAAGTTGTGGGAGCTAAAAAAGTTGGTCGGGGCGAAGGATGCTGCCCTGGTCGTCTTTGATGAAGAACTCACGCCGGTCCAGACCCGGAACCTGGAGGAAGAAGTGGCGGTTAAAATTATCGACCGGACGGGTTTGATTTTGGATATCTTTGCGCAGCGGGCGCGGACCAAAGAGGCCAAGTTGCAGGTGGAAAAGGGCCAATTGGAGTACCTCTTGCCCCGGCTCACCGGGGAAGGAGTCAACCTCTCCCGTTTGGCCGGGGGGATGGGCACTCGGGGACCGGGGGAAACCAAACTCGAAGCGGACCGGCAGCGGATCCGGGCACGGATTGCCGTTTTGAACCGGCGCTTAAAACAGGTGAAAGCCAACCGGCGGCTGCAGCGGGCACCCCGGCGCCGCCTCTCCTGGCCCGTCTTGGCGTTGTTCGGCTATACCAATGCGGGGAAATCCACCCTGTTTCGTTGTTTGACCGGGGCCGACGTCCACGTGGAAGACCGGTTGTTTTCCACGTTGGATCCGACTTTCCGCCGGCTGACTTTCCCCAACCAACTGGAGACTTTGCTCATTGATACGGTGGGGTTGATCCGGAAGCTTCCCCACCAGTTGGTGGATGCTTTCCGGGCCACTTTGGAAGAGCTTTACGAGGCCGATCTTCTGTTGCATGTGGTGAATCTGGCCAGTCCCTATATGGAAGAGGAGTACCAGGCCGGGATTGAACTCCTCCGGGAACTGGGGCTCGAAAACAAGCCTTTTATTACGGTACTGAATAAGAGGGATTTGGTTCAGAATGAGTTTACCCTCCTCCGGGCGGTGCGGGCGTTCCCGCACGCGGTGGCGATCTCGGCGCGGACCGGCGCCGGCGTGGATGAGTTGAAGAACAAAATTGTGGCGATGCTCTCCGCCCATGTCGACCGTGGGGCTTTTTTCATCCCCTTTACGGAAGGTGGCTATCTCGCGCTCCTGCACGAAAAGGGCAAGGTGCATACGGAGGAATACCGGGCCTCCGGCGTTTACCTGGAAGTGGAGCTGCCCAGGATCTGGGCTGAGCGATTACGGCAGTTCCGGGTTTGA
- the spoIID gene encoding stage II sporulation protein D produces MRQLIGLFLFIFVLLCLLPLFLVKCTPAPPGITVQLYLNEEKKIIALDLEEYVKGVVAAEMPAEFDLEALKAQAVAARTVAVRRMRRFGGTGYPAAPGADLSDDVRDSQAWLGRRQLIAKWGLWNYPRYWRKISAAVEGTSGLILTYEGRPIDALYHSTSGPRTANAEELWGKPVPYLKSVPCSFGQHSPRYRQERVFTVQELLSALGLAEERAAGGLALRILKRTPSGRVDTMQIGTHVFSGTELRSRLGLASTNFTVHSREGKVVFTTVGYGHGVGLCQYGADGMAKAGKTFQEILQYYYQGVELKKLRLN; encoded by the coding sequence ATGAGACAGTTAATCGGCCTTTTTCTTTTTATCTTTGTGCTCCTCTGTTTATTACCGCTCTTTCTGGTTAAATGCACACCGGCTCCACCGGGGATCACCGTTCAACTTTACTTAAATGAGGAAAAGAAAATAATCGCCCTTGATCTGGAAGAGTACGTGAAGGGCGTGGTGGCCGCGGAGATGCCGGCCGAGTTTGACCTGGAAGCGTTAAAAGCCCAAGCGGTCGCGGCCCGGACGGTGGCGGTCCGGCGGATGCGGCGTTTTGGCGGGACCGGTTATCCGGCGGCGCCGGGTGCCGATTTGAGCGACGATGTTCGTGACTCCCAAGCCTGGCTCGGCCGGCGACAGTTGATCGCCAAATGGGGTCTGTGGAATTACCCCCGTTACTGGCGGAAGATCAGCGCGGCGGTGGAAGGGACCAGCGGACTGATCCTGACCTACGAGGGTCGGCCCATTGATGCTCTTTACCACTCGACGAGCGGCCCGCGGACTGCCAATGCGGAGGAGCTGTGGGGCAAGCCCGTTCCCTACCTGAAGAGCGTCCCCTGTTCCTTTGGCCAACATTCTCCGCGTTACCGACAAGAACGGGTATTTACGGTGCAAGAACTCCTTTCCGCCCTCGGCCTGGCGGAGGAAAGGGCGGCCGGTGGCTTAGCGCTTCGGATTTTGAAGCGGACGCCCAGCGGGCGGGTGGATACCATGCAGATCGGGACTCATGTTTTTTCCGGAACCGAGCTTCGTTCCCGGCTGGGGTTGGCTTCAACCAATTTCACCGTCCACTCGCGCGAGGGAAAAGTGGTCTTTACGACGGTCGGGTACGGCCACGGGGTTGGGCTGTGTCAATACGGGGCTGATGGCATGGCAAAGGCGGGCAAGACCTTCCAGGAGATTCTCCAATATTACTATCAGGGCGTGGAACTTAAAAAACTGCGTCTGAACTGA
- a CDS encoding M23 family metallopeptidase, protein MSTGKQGKLDFKMGWSGRLARGWARLKQILAQTFRLSRRGWTRLVVRERFLVGALSFLALTTVGWGIGRRLSPSAAPMPLVIEEKPAVSAETGAGDYETLLRELQAELAALQAQMKTADPAQTASEAEAGPVFNPLKLTPPVAGKVTKRSGWEKKAGEWRYHSGVDLAVPPGTPVVAAAAGTVGAIKTDPALGTVVVLDHGQGWQSLYGQLTGIQVVTGQQVGQGALLGYSARTSCGPAPGIHFNLYHQENPVDPLTVLNLTQQ, encoded by the coding sequence ATGAGCACAGGAAAGCAAGGCAAACTGGACTTCAAAATGGGCTGGTCCGGGCGTTTGGCCCGGGGCTGGGCCCGGTTGAAACAGATCCTCGCTCAAACCTTCCGGCTGAGCCGCCGGGGCTGGACCCGGCTTGTGGTGCGCGAGCGGTTTCTGGTTGGGGCGTTATCTTTTCTGGCCCTGACCACGGTCGGCTGGGGAATCGGCCGCCGGCTCAGTCCATCGGCTGCGCCCATGCCTTTGGTCATCGAAGAAAAACCGGCGGTCTCGGCGGAAACGGGGGCCGGCGATTATGAAACTTTACTCCGGGAGCTCCAAGCGGAACTGGCCGCGCTCCAGGCCCAGATGAAGACCGCCGATCCGGCCCAGACCGCGTCAGAAGCGGAAGCCGGGCCGGTCTTCAATCCTTTAAAGCTGACGCCACCCGTAGCCGGGAAAGTAACCAAGCGGAGCGGGTGGGAGAAAAAAGCCGGTGAGTGGCGCTATCATTCCGGGGTTGACCTTGCCGTTCCTCCCGGCACGCCTGTGGTGGCCGCGGCGGCGGGTACGGTGGGGGCGATCAAAACCGATCCGGCCCTGGGCACGGTTGTGGTGCTTGACCACGGCCAAGGCTGGCAGTCTTTGTACGGACAGCTGACCGGGATCCAGGTTGTTACCGGACAGCAAGTAGGCCAGGGCGCGCTTTTGGGTTACAGTGCACGGACCAGTTGCGGCCCGGCCCCGGGCATCCATTTCAACCTTTATCATCAGGAAAACCCGGTTGATCCGTTGACGGTCTTAAATTTGACCCAGCAATAG
- the spoIIID gene encoding sporulation transcriptional regulator SpoIIID produces the protein MKDYIQQRVLDLSRFIVKEKATVRQAAGHFGVSKSTVHKDVTERLPGINKILAKEVKRVLEKNKAERHIRGGEATRRKYQTKLEKGEKKGGYSKIV, from the coding sequence GTGAAGGACTATATTCAACAGCGCGTGCTTGACCTGAGTAGGTTTATTGTCAAGGAGAAAGCTACCGTTCGCCAGGCCGCCGGACATTTCGGCGTCAGTAAAAGTACGGTCCATAAGGACGTAACCGAGCGCCTACCTGGTATTAATAAAATCTTGGCCAAGGAAGTCAAGCGTGTTTTGGAGAAGAACAAAGCGGAACGCCATATCCGCGGCGGGGAAGCAACCCGCCGGAAATACCAGACTAAGCTAGAAAAGGGGGAAAAAAAAGGAGGATATTCCAAAATAGTATAG
- the mreB gene encoding rod shape-determining protein, with protein MLNLSCDIGIDLGTANILVYVRGKGIVVREPSVLALDKETGKILAVGEEARRMIGRTPGNIVAVRPLKDGVIADYDVTETMLKYFIEKVSPKPRLFRPQVVVCIPSGVTSVEKRAVLEAAMQAGAKNTYLVEEPMAAALGAGIDIYEASGNMVVDMGGGTTDIAIISLGGIVVSQSLRIGGDKFDEAIIKYIKKMYNLMIGERSAEEIKIQIGSAYPEGEGKSMEIRGRDLVTGLPRTITFTSAESFQAMAEPINSVIDGIKAVLERTPPELASDIVDKGIVLTGGGALLHGFEKLLKEETGIPIHLAEDPLSCVVLGTGKILENIDKDKTNLVVGSRSV; from the coding sequence ATGTTGAATCTCTCTTGTGATATCGGAATTGATCTTGGAACGGCCAACATTCTGGTGTATGTACGGGGTAAAGGCATTGTCGTGCGGGAACCTTCTGTACTGGCCTTAGATAAAGAGACCGGAAAGATTCTGGCTGTTGGTGAAGAAGCCCGGCGCATGATTGGTCGTACCCCCGGGAACATCGTGGCCGTGCGGCCGCTGAAGGATGGCGTCATCGCCGATTATGACGTGACTGAGACGATGCTCAAATACTTTATCGAAAAGGTCAGCCCGAAACCAAGATTATTCCGGCCACAAGTGGTTGTCTGTATCCCTTCCGGGGTCACCAGCGTCGAAAAGCGGGCCGTGCTTGAAGCGGCTATGCAAGCCGGCGCCAAGAACACCTATTTGGTTGAGGAACCGATGGCGGCGGCGCTCGGCGCTGGAATTGACATTTACGAAGCCAGTGGGAATATGGTTGTCGACATGGGCGGCGGGACGACGGATATCGCCATTATTTCCCTGGGTGGTATTGTGGTCAGCCAGTCGCTGCGGATTGGCGGCGACAAATTTGACGAAGCCATTATTAAATACATCAAAAAGATGTACAACTTGATGATCGGCGAGCGGAGCGCGGAAGAGATCAAGATCCAGATTGGTTCCGCCTATCCGGAGGGGGAAGGCAAAAGCATGGAGATCCGGGGCCGGGATCTGGTCACCGGACTGCCGCGGACGATCACCTTTACTTCCGCCGAATCCTTCCAAGCCATGGCCGAGCCGATCAATAGCGTGATCGACGGGATTAAAGCCGTTTTGGAACGGACCCCTCCGGAACTGGCCTCCGACATTGTGGACAAGGGGATTGTGCTCACCGGCGGCGGTGCTTTGCTGCATGGTTTTGAAAAACTATTAAAGGAAGAGACCGGAATACCGATACATTTAGCAGAGGATCCTCTGTCCTGTGTGGTATTGGGAACCGGCAAAATCTTAGAAAACATCGACAAAGACAAAACCAACTTGGTCGTTGGGAGCCGTTCCGTTTAA
- a CDS encoding flagellar hook-basal body protein, giving the protein MLRGLYTAASGMNLELNRQDAIANNLANINTIGYKKDDMIGASFHAELYYALDRRSVQPIGFAPLGVETDEFYTNLATGSILTTGNPLDVAIIGAGYFVVDNGVNQALTRNGHFTRNADGYLVNDDGDLVLGENGPIRLDGPVEIGTDGVIRSNGQVVDRLLVVMPENEAFLVKQGHNRFLYDGEWTRLETAVVEQGALENSNVNAIEEMTKMIAVTRAYESNQKVIAVADEIMSKIANEIGRL; this is encoded by the coding sequence GTGCTCAGAGGATTGTATACGGCGGCCAGCGGGATGAACCTTGAACTGAACCGGCAGGATGCGATCGCCAACAATCTAGCCAACATTAACACGATTGGTTACAAGAAGGATGACATGATTGGGGCCTCTTTCCATGCCGAGCTTTACTATGCCCTTGACCGCCGGTCGGTCCAGCCCATCGGGTTCGCACCGCTGGGGGTCGAGACGGATGAGTTCTATACCAATCTGGCCACCGGGAGTATCCTTACCACCGGAAACCCCTTGGACGTGGCGATCATCGGGGCCGGATACTTTGTGGTCGATAACGGGGTCAACCAGGCACTGACCAGGAACGGCCACTTCACCAGGAACGCCGATGGCTATTTGGTTAACGACGACGGTGATCTGGTTTTAGGCGAGAACGGGCCAATCCGTTTGGACGGGCCGGTTGAGATCGGTACCGACGGCGTCATCCGGTCCAACGGCCAGGTCGTTGACCGCTTGCTGGTGGTGATGCCCGAGAACGAGGCTTTTTTGGTGAAACAGGGGCACAACCGTTTCCTTTACGACGGCGAATGGACAAGGCTGGAAACGGCCGTGGTGGAACAGGGCGCTCTCGAAAATTCCAATGTGAACGCGATTGAAGAGATGACGAAGATGATCGCCGTGACCAGAGCTTATGAGAGCAACCAGAAGGTGATTGCCGTCGCGGATGAAATTATGAGTAAGATTGCCAATGAGATCGGGCGGCTTTAA
- the flgG gene encoding flagellar basal-body rod protein FlgG, producing MIRALWTASSGMIAQQTNIDIISNNLANVNTVGYKKSRAQFQDLLYQTIRAAGSTTAQGSMNPTGLQVGHGVRLISTSKSYEQGDVMQTGNALDLMIEGDGFFQLLLPDGTIGYTRDGNFKIDGEGRIVNNDGYILQPELWIPENATDVIVGSDGTVSVILAGEEMPQEIGQIELARFLNPEGLINIGRNIVRPSLASGEIQYGTAGMEGFGTIAQGYLEMSNVKVVEEMVNLIVAQRAYEVNSKAIQAADEMLQTANNLRR from the coding sequence TTGATTAGAGCACTTTGGACAGCCAGTTCGGGAATGATTGCCCAGCAAACCAACATCGATATTATCTCGAACAACCTGGCGAACGTGAACACCGTTGGTTATAAAAAATCCCGTGCCCAGTTTCAGGATTTGCTCTACCAAACAATCCGGGCGGCCGGGAGCACGACCGCCCAGGGGAGCATGAACCCCACCGGATTGCAGGTGGGCCACGGGGTACGGTTGATTTCGACGAGTAAATCCTATGAACAGGGCGATGTGATGCAGACCGGCAATGCCCTTGACCTGATGATCGAGGGTGACGGCTTTTTCCAACTGTTGTTACCCGACGGAACCATCGGTTACACCCGGGACGGCAATTTCAAAATCGATGGGGAAGGGCGGATTGTCAATAATGACGGCTATATCCTCCAGCCGGAGCTTTGGATCCCCGAAAATGCCACTGATGTCATTGTGGGGTCCGACGGGACGGTCAGCGTGATCCTGGCGGGGGAGGAAATGCCCCAAGAGATTGGCCAGATTGAACTGGCGCGCTTTTTGAACCCGGAAGGGCTGATTAATATCGGGCGTAACATTGTCCGGCCTTCGCTTGCCTCCGGGGAGATCCAGTACGGAACGGCCGGGATGGAAGGCTTTGGGACCATTGCCCAGGGTTACCTCGAGATGTCCAATGTCAAAGTGGTGGAAGAGATGGTCAATTTGATCGTCGCCCAGCGGGCTTACGAGGTGAACTCCAAAGCCATCCAGGCGGCCGACGAAATGCTGCAGACGGCAAATAACCTCAGACGGTAA
- the flgA gene encoding flagellar basal body P-ring formation chaperone FlgA: MRKAWFLVLLSILLPAGMRPVAAAGPQAVITIPPAVEVEGEELELGKLATIEAEPVLREKISRIKLGRAPRFGETASLYRTNVVYILDRSGLAGTYTLEMPAKVTVTRAGQLVTAEQMLAAIEAYIGAQAAPEWTGWRLEPGRLQERRVPRGELAYRLEGDRTPPKPGVNTFRLGILVDGAVFITVPVTVRLAIEAPVYVSTQPLNRHAEITDEMVRREVRELATGHEWLGELAAGRYRVTRDLPAGRVLLLGDLEEKPLITKGSKVRLILESGPIQVELTAQAEEDGWLNQEIIVTNLSSNRRLTATVVGPGLVEVKLK, translated from the coding sequence ATGAGAAAAGCCTGGTTTTTGGTGCTGCTTAGCATATTGCTCCCGGCCGGAATGAGGCCGGTGGCGGCCGCCGGTCCCCAAGCGGTCATCACCATCCCCCCCGCGGTGGAGGTGGAAGGGGAGGAGCTTGAACTGGGGAAGCTGGCGACGATTGAGGCGGAACCCGTCCTCCGGGAGAAGATCAGCCGGATCAAACTGGGCCGGGCCCCGCGCTTTGGGGAAACCGCTTCCCTTTACCGGACGAATGTCGTCTATATCCTGGACCGGTCGGGACTGGCGGGTACCTATACCCTAGAGATGCCGGCGAAAGTCACGGTGACCAGGGCCGGCCAGCTGGTGACGGCGGAGCAGATGCTGGCGGCCATTGAAGCGTATATCGGGGCGCAAGCCGCTCCCGAGTGGACAGGCTGGCGACTGGAACCGGGCCGTCTCCAGGAGCGACGGGTTCCCCGGGGCGAGCTTGCCTACCGGTTGGAAGGGGACCGTACACCGCCCAAACCCGGTGTGAACACCTTTCGCTTGGGGATCTTGGTGGACGGAGCGGTTTTTATCACGGTACCCGTGACGGTGCGTTTGGCCATTGAGGCGCCGGTTTACGTCAGCACGCAACCGCTAAACCGTCACGCCGAGATCACCGATGAGATGGTGCGCCGGGAGGTACGGGAACTGGCGACCGGCCACGAATGGTTGGGAGAACTGGCCGCCGGGCGATACCGGGTGACCCGTGATCTCCCCGCGGGGCGGGTACTGCTCCTCGGGGATTTGGAAGAAAAACCTTTGATTACGAAGGGAAGCAAAGTAAGGTTAATTCTTGAATCCGGGCCGATTCAGGTGGAACTGACCGCGCAGGCGGAAGAGGATGGCTGGTTGAATCAGGAGATTATCGTGACCAACCTGAGCAGTAACCGCCGGTTGACGGCGACGGTGGTGGGACCCGGATTGGTGGAGGTGAAATTGAAATGA
- a CDS encoding flagellar basal body L-ring protein FlgH produces MKRIVLFSLVGILLLAAAGVEASSLWTEESGSYFIKPRREFRVGDLLTIVISEQSQATSKTGVNSDEGSSIVVGPGAGLLTDLLPYLKGSVSTSYDGATGTNKAGSLKAQLTVRIVAIDANGNLCFEGSKEIMVNRDLQRLTFSGVVRPEDVGRNNTVLSTYVAEAKIDYVGNDYATQKGLLTRAFEWLF; encoded by the coding sequence ATGAAACGGATCGTCCTCTTTTCTCTGGTGGGGATCCTCCTTCTCGCCGCTGCTGGCGTGGAAGCGAGTTCATTGTGGACAGAGGAAAGTGGTTCCTATTTTATAAAACCGCGGCGCGAATTCCGCGTCGGCGATCTGCTGACGATTGTCATTTCGGAACAGTCCCAGGCTACTTCCAAGACGGGGGTTAATTCCGATGAGGGTAGCTCAATCGTAGTGGGACCGGGAGCCGGCTTACTGACCGACCTTCTTCCCTACTTGAAAGGGTCCGTTAGTACCTCCTATGACGGGGCGACAGGGACGAATAAGGCCGGAAGTTTGAAAGCCCAGCTAACCGTGAGGATTGTTGCGATCGATGCCAACGGCAATCTCTGTTTTGAAGGCTCGAAAGAGATCATGGTCAACCGCGATCTCCAACGGTTGACTTTCAGCGGCGTGGTCCGGCCGGAAGATGTGGGCCGGAACAATACGGTCCTCTCCACTTATGTCGCCGAGGCGAAGATCGACTACGTGGGGAATGATTATGCGACCCAGAAAGGACTCTTGACCCGTGCTTTTGAGTGGTTGTTCTAG
- a CDS encoding flagellar basal body P-ring protein FlgI, with protein sequence MIILGQRNKRQCWLACCPFLLILLIIFLLAPAASAQEAGGVAVRIKDVARLVEDRPNQLTGFGLVVGLNGTGDSSQGFALEMVLNFLAHHGFTVDRENIRVRNVAAVALSATLPMYKQNGDELEVTVSSIGDAKSLQGGVLLQSPLTGADGRVYAVAQGPVVVGGFTAETRLGSRQTTNQPTVGFVQAIVENTVPVQAGPGDALRWVLTNPDYSTASRMAQAINTYLGAELAVAESKAEVRVAIPEAYRSNPVGFVASIENIQITQEQTARVVVNPRTGTIVFDENVRIAPVAVTRGNITVRISAGQRVSQPSPLSAGQTVVTTNESLEVAAEPGALVALPAGTSLAEIVQALNAVGATPQDIINLIIAIDQAGALYGVLEIR encoded by the coding sequence GTGATTATTTTGGGACAAAGGAATAAGCGGCAGTGTTGGTTGGCCTGTTGTCCCTTTTTGTTGATCTTGCTTATCATCTTTCTTCTGGCCCCGGCCGCTTCGGCCCAAGAGGCGGGGGGCGTGGCGGTCCGGATCAAAGACGTGGCCCGTCTGGTCGAAGACCGGCCGAACCAGTTGACCGGGTTTGGTCTGGTCGTTGGTTTGAACGGGACCGGTGACAGCAGCCAGGGTTTTGCCCTGGAGATGGTCCTGAACTTCCTGGCTCACCATGGTTTTACCGTGGACCGGGAGAACATCCGGGTCCGGAATGTGGCTGCGGTTGCCTTGTCGGCCACTTTGCCCATGTATAAACAGAACGGGGACGAGTTGGAGGTAACCGTCTCTTCCATTGGCGACGCGAAAAGTCTCCAGGGGGGAGTTCTCCTGCAATCGCCCCTAACGGGGGCTGACGGGCGGGTGTATGCGGTAGCCCAGGGGCCGGTGGTGGTAGGCGGCTTCACCGCCGAGACCAGACTGGGAAGCCGGCAGACGACGAACCAGCCGACGGTTGGTTTCGTCCAAGCCATCGTGGAGAATACGGTCCCGGTGCAGGCGGGGCCGGGTGATGCTTTACGGTGGGTGCTGACCAACCCGGATTATTCGACGGCCAGCCGGATGGCCCAGGCGATCAACACATACTTGGGCGCGGAGCTGGCGGTGGCCGAAAGCAAGGCGGAGGTCCGGGTGGCCATTCCCGAGGCTTACCGGTCGAACCCGGTGGGTTTCGTGGCTTCAATCGAAAACATCCAGATCACACAAGAGCAGACGGCACGGGTGGTGGTCAACCCCCGGACCGGGACGATTGTTTTTGATGAAAATGTCCGCATTGCTCCGGTGGCGGTGACCCGGGGCAACATTACAGTAAGGATCAGCGCGGGGCAAAGGGTGTCCCAACCGTCCCCGTTGTCCGCCGGTCAGACGGTGGTCACCACCAACGAGTCCTTGGAAGTGGCGGCCGAACCCGGTGCCCTGGTGGCGTTGCCCGCCGGGACTTCCCTGGCCGAAATCGTCCAGGCCTTAAATGCGGTGGGGGCAACCCCGCAGGATATCATCAATCTGATTATTGCCATCGACCAGGCCGGGGCTTTGTATGGCGTTCTGGAGATCCGGTAA
- a CDS encoding rod-binding protein — MKIDLQTVQTRQTAMKTSPPARTAQPAASDEEQRLREKCREFEAILLQKMVEVMQGNTGLFGQGVQGDFFRGMFAEYLAKELAQNPGLGLTESIMRALSERANGRTNEQTNERTN; from the coding sequence ATGAAGATCGATTTGCAAACGGTCCAGACAAGACAGACGGCCATGAAAACTTCGCCGCCGGCCAGGACGGCGCAACCGGCGGCCAGCGATGAAGAGCAGCGCTTGCGGGAAAAGTGCCGGGAATTTGAGGCCATCCTCCTTCAAAAGATGGTGGAAGTGATGCAGGGTAATACCGGCCTGTTCGGTCAGGGCGTCCAGGGTGATTTTTTCCGCGGCATGTTTGCGGAGTACCTCGCCAAGGAGTTGGCGCAGAATCCGGGTTTGGGCCTGACGGAGAGCATTATGCGGGCGCTGAGCGAGCGGGCCAACGGGCGGACTAACGAGCAGACTAACGAACGAACTAATTAG
- the purD gene encoding phosphoribosylamine--glycine ligase, whose translation MRVLIVGSGGREHALAWKIKQSPLVREIFCAPGNAGIAHLARCVPLAADDIEALLGFARERRIDLTVVGPEAPLAAGIVDRFQAEGLAIFGPVKAAAQLEASKVFAKQLMAKYRIPTAESRTFTTAEEACAYIREKGAPLVIKADGLAAGKGVVVAATVGEAEAAVRRMLVDQEFGAAGRQIVIEEYLRGEELTLLAFTDGTTIVPMVAAQDHKAVYDNDTGPNTGGMGAYSPVPLLTPELQQQIETEILRPTINGLRQEGIVYQGVLYAGLMITADGPKVLEYNARFGDPECQVILPRLQSDLIPIIQAIIDRRLTEQTITWHDHHTACVVMTSGGYPGPYATGKRITGLEQVAAMPDVYVFHAGTAFQGEDLVTAGGRVLAVTAWGKTRQDALDKAYQAVRTIHFDGAHYRTDIGRRGSRLT comes from the coding sequence ATGCGGGTTTTAATTGTGGGCAGCGGGGGACGGGAGCATGCGCTGGCCTGGAAGATTAAACAGAGCCCGCTGGTGCGTGAAATTTTCTGTGCCCCCGGCAACGCCGGGATCGCCCACCTTGCCCGGTGCGTCCCGCTTGCCGCTGATGATATCGAAGCGCTGTTGGGTTTCGCCCGTGAGCGCCGGATCGACCTGACAGTGGTGGGGCCGGAAGCGCCCCTCGCCGCCGGGATTGTCGACCGTTTTCAAGCGGAGGGCCTGGCCATCTTCGGCCCCGTCAAAGCCGCCGCCCAGTTGGAAGCCAGTAAGGTCTTTGCCAAACAATTGATGGCCAAATACCGGATTCCAACGGCCGAAAGCCGGACCTTTACCACCGCGGAAGAAGCTTGCGCTTACATCCGGGAAAAAGGGGCCCCGCTTGTAATCAAAGCTGATGGACTGGCCGCCGGAAAAGGGGTGGTCGTCGCCGCCACCGTCGGCGAAGCCGAAGCCGCGGTCCGCCGGATGCTGGTCGACCAGGAGTTTGGGGCGGCCGGCCGCCAGATCGTCATTGAAGAGTATCTGCGCGGTGAAGAACTGACGTTATTGGCGTTTACCGACGGGACAACGATTGTCCCCATGGTGGCAGCGCAAGACCATAAAGCGGTCTATGACAATGACACCGGCCCCAACACCGGCGGGATGGGGGCCTATTCGCCGGTGCCCCTCCTCACCCCGGAACTGCAACAACAGATCGAAACGGAGATCTTACGCCCCACCATCAACGGCCTGCGCCAAGAAGGCATTGTTTACCAGGGTGTACTCTATGCCGGGCTGATGATTACGGCGGATGGGCCCAAAGTCCTGGAGTACAACGCCCGGTTTGGCGACCCGGAATGCCAGGTCATTCTGCCCCGCCTGCAAAGCGACCTCATTCCGATCATCCAGGCCATCATCGACCGGCGCCTGACGGAGCAAACCATCACCTGGCATGATCACCATACGGCTTGTGTGGTCATGACTTCCGGCGGTTACCCGGGGCCATATGCCACCGGGAAACGGATCACCGGTCTGGAGCAGGTCGCCGCCATGCCTGACGTTTATGTTTTTCACGCCGGGACGGCATTCCAAGGCGAAGACTTGGTCACGGCCGGCGGGCGGGTACTCGCCGTCACCGCCTGGGGGAAGACCCGCCAGGACGCCTTGGATAAAGCCTACCAAGCCGTCCGCACCATCCATTTCGACGGCGCCCACTACCGGACCGACATCGGACGGCGCGGTAGCCGCCTGACCTGA